AAAGCTTATCAGTCATTAGAGTTAGTTTTTTTTTGCGAGACGTTATTAGAGTTAGTTAGCTAACTGAGTGCAAGTTTAAAACATTAAGTGCTCATGAAATTAGGGAAGTCATTATACTAGCATGTCGACATAACATGTGATACATAAGCTAACCTGTTATCGAGACGAACGAACCTCTTGCTTACAATTTTAATGTGCCTATGTCATTTAGAGCTTGCATACATGATGTATTACACAAAATTCCCAGCTTTTGGGGTGGCAGGGCATCTAAGTTTGTTAATTCTCTGTCTTTCTGCTCTATATGATATTTGAAACTCATGTTCAAATAGGTTTTATGTGTCAACACGCACACAAAATCGCCTCAGGACATCACATGTAACATTGTCGAAGGTACTACCAATACTCTTTACTCTTAACAAAGCATTTCTCCGGGAGTCAATGTCATGTTTATGCTCTGTTTCTGCGCAATTTTTGCATCCTGGCATTTACAGTACTTTGTTGAGAAAAACTTTTATGTAGGGTTTACGGAGCAGAGAGGAAGAAGACAAGGTCTCAAGCTGTTTTGTGCTTAAGGTTTGTTATATATACTAGTTCTCACTGGTAACAGTTGATTGGGCATCAGATTAGCGAATAGGAGCAACCAGTCCTGAGAGTGTGATCAACGTGTCAGGACTAACAGTACTTTTCCTTAAACGATATTCCCAGTTTGCTCTCCCTTATAAAAATCTACTGTGCTCCAGGCAATCGCAGATGCATGCAGAGTTTCTGCAACCATTCAGTCAGACGTTCAAGAACCTGAAATTCCAAAAGAAAGTGTGGAACAATTTGATGAAGACCAAGAGCTCCAGCAAGTTATTGATGGTCAAGTCTGCATGAAAGTATACCACTTTGCTGGTATACCCTGACACTCAAAATTGCTCTCTTTTTTTGTACTAGAATTGTCTCATTTTCATTCTTAATCATATTATTATTCGTCATTTGTAGACCCAATGGAAAAGAACTTCGACAGGAAACTAATTCTACCTGGTTCATTCAATCCCTTGCATGATGGCCACCTTAGGTTGTTAGAAGTTGCATCAAGGTGAGATGTAATCAAATCAAACATTTGCACATCTGGATTATGCCATTCTAAAAATTAGCAAGGCCAAAATATATTAAAATTATACAAAGTAATGTGGTGTAAAATTTTCTCTGCTAAATTGGAAGGTGAGATATAATGAAATCAACCTTTTTTACAATTGAATTTTGTTATCCTAAAATTTATCAAGGTAAAAATATGTAAAAATGGGTACGGAGTAATGTGGTGTAAATGTACTCTGTTAAACTGGAATGTTTTTTAAAGTAGTGACTTAACAAAAAACTGATAATGCAATAGCATTTCAATATAGCTGTTTGTGTACAAATATCTACATCGTTTTATTAAAACCTTTCGCTTGTTGAAGCCCACAAACAGTAATTGACCTTTTATTTGCATGAATCGGCTCATTGCAGCATGTGTGATGATGGTTTTCCGTGCTTTGAGATATCAGCAATAAATGCCGACAAACCCTCCCTGTCCATCGCAGAAATTAAGCGCCGTGTTGAGCAATTCAGAAAAGCAGGTATGCATATGACTAACTGCTGTAGTGCAAAATATTACAGTCATACTTGGATTTTCTTTCGAACTATTTATCACGTGGCCTGCCCTCTATTTTGCTATATTTGTAGTGCTCTTATTCGATTGCTATGCCAATCTAATAAATGTGCTTTAGTTTGAGGTTAGAGATATATAATTTTGTATTAACTCGTGTAGTCATCGTTGCTGATATATCGTCTAACAGTGATTCTGGGACACAGATGTGTCCAGACATGTTCCTTACTCTGTTTCACCAATCACCATATACTACCTCTGTTTCTTTGGCTTTGTGTGTTAAGATAAAACTATGTTTATCTGTAGGGGAAAACTCATCCAATTAATCAGTGATTATGCGAGTCTTTGATTCTTTCTGATGCAGGGAAGAATGTGATCATATCTAACCAACCGTACTTTTATAAGAAAGCAGAACTTTTCCCAGGCAGTGCTTTTATAATTGGTGCAGACACTGCAGCTAGGCTTGTAAATGTAAGTTTGCTTGAGTTGACCGTTAAATTACAGATCAGTTAGTTTGCTTTCTGAGATTAGCTTAACAACTGTTCCCTTTTTCGTTAGATATAATTAATAATGAAATGGTTTGTGGCATTCTTCTAAATGAAAAAGCAGTGCTCCTGCTGGTTCCTCAGAGTTTTTATAGATATAATTAATAATGAAATGCTTTGTGGCatcttttagtttcttatcaGCTTATGCTTACTTCTGAATATGAAGTGTGATATGCCATTTAGTCATGTGAAAGAAAAATCCAGCGTCTACTGACATGGTTAAGTGGGAAAAAAAACTGCTCAACTCAGCATTTACAGTATTGAGCTCTATTAAGCCCAGTATTGAGCTCTATTAAGCCCAGATTGCATTACTGCATTGGTTTCTACGAATGGACACACCCTACCAAACATGTTAGTAAAATGATATATCCAATTCCAAAAGGAAGCCTTTTCCTACTCAAGCAAATCTTTTCAGCTAGGCACCTAGCATCAGTGCAGCATTTAGTATGATCGTAACAAGTGAAATTTCATGTGCAGCTGATTTAGATGCCATTATTGTAAGTTATAAACATAAACTGATTTGTTATTCAGGATATATTTTGCTGAGTCATATAATTCTCAAATTCAGTTATTGAATGCTATTTAGAATGGATGTTCGACAATTGAGTGGTTTATTTTTCAAACTAAATGAAGTTTACTCATGGCAGCCTAAGTATTATGGAGGTGACTACAACAGAATGCTGGAGATTCTTCTTGAATGTAAAAGCACTGGCACAACATTTCTGGTTGGTGGTCGAGAGATTGAAGGAGTATTCAAGGTATGAAATGGCCTTCATGTTTTGTTTTACATGCACTGAAATTTTTCGTCTGCTCACGTACTTCACTATTTGTTTTGAAGGTCCTTGAAGATTTAAATATTCCAACAGAGTTGAAGGACATGTTTATCTCTATACCAGAGGGGAAGTTCCGCATAGATATTTCATCTACTGAATTAAGAAAAAGTCAAAGGCTCTGATGTCATGAACACTTGGTCCTATTCTACACCAGATTCAAGATGTTTGTCTCTTGGGCGAAGCTTTGCAAATAGTCATGACAGTGTTTGATTTCATAGTTTTGCCATGCAAATAATAACTGTTATGTTTGTATTAGTAAACGAAAAAACACATTCCATTAGTACTACAGATGTCAGAAGGCAATGGTAGCCCTGTTATTTTCTTGGAAAGCAATGTAATTATTTCTGTTTGCCTTTTTGGGTATGCTGTTATTGGACACTTTTCATGTGTCATGCATGTACAGACTCATCGGTGTCACAGTGGATACTTTTTTTGAGATTATAGCATCAGAGGTATTCTCATATAGATTGCTTCGCTTATGGAGTATGCTTGTATGCATTAACAGGTATCGTACATCTGGATGCTAGCAGTCAGGTCTGAACTCAACTGGTGTTTCATCAATTTCGCTTATCTGGGACTTGGTTCGTGCAATCATATTTCCTCACACACTACTTGTTATACTATTTGAAATGGCCCTGCGGCGTGCAGTCTGTGGTCAAGATTGCTGGGGAAATGAGGCGGCATGACTTCACGCGTTTGGAATGTTCACCTGATTGATTTGTTAGATGTCTGATCTGTTTAGTTGCCGAAATTGCGTCTTTATAGGCACCTAAATGCTAGTATGAGCTCTAAAGGGTAAGCCTATGTTGACAAGGAAAGGATAGCTTGGCCTATAGGAGGACTAGCAATTGAGGGAGGGGAATAAAACGGATGCAGGGCAAGGGTTTCCTTCAACCAGATGTTTTCTTGGTCAGAGCCTAGACTAGAAGCAAGTTTAGCTGTTTGCCAGTAGTTTATGCCAGAAGCTTACACGAACTCTCCGACGGTGTTGCCTCTTAGCCTCCATATTGCAGAAACTACTTCGCCATTGCTCAACATTTGAAAATCTGTTCAACACCGGTCACTAGGCTCGACACTAGGTTGAGTGTTTACAGACCAGACACTTTTATCGGTGTGCAGCACATTATTAATAACAAACATAATCTTTGCTAGGCGGCAGCAGCAGCTTCACGCTACCCGAGCTCCGAAGCAGTGCCGGAGTCCCAAGCACTCCATGGGAATGCCCATGCTCCACCGTTTACGCAACCGTGTAATTCAAAAGCCTTAAAATTTTAGCGGCACAATTTCAGACAGCATGGCACGGGTGACGGCTTCTCTTGCTACAAATAGTACACCAAGCCTCACTTGTGCTCCCAAAACCAAACAGAGTCCACTGCAATCCGTGACTGAGAAGCCATGAAGCCCTGCGCGGTGCTGTTCCTCGTAGCCGTGCTCACCACGTCCAGCGCGGTGCGCGGGGCATCCATGGCAGCGCGCTCGGAGTGCGACCCGTGGGCGCTGCGGCCGTGCGCCCCGGTGATCCTCTGGAGCGCGCCCCCGTCCAGCAAGTGCTGCGCCAAGCTCCGGGAGCAGAGGCGGTGCCTGTGCAGGTACGCCAGGAACCCCGACCTGGGCAAATACATCAACTCCCAGAACAGCAAGGAGGTCGCGGCTGCGTGTCGCGTGCGGGTTCCTATGTGCTAGGCTAGCTAGGAATACACGCGCGGCGTGGTTGTGTTAGCGCCGTGCTATTATGCTGTGTTCGTCTTGGCCGTCTCCGTTTCTGACTGCCGGGTGATGTGGTGTCAGACAAGAAGAGTTGTGATAACGGACGGCCTTGTTAGCCATTAGCAGTCCTTTGTGTGTCATGCCATCAAATGTGCGTGCGGTGATCGTGTCTTATTGTGCGTTTGTTTTCCTGTGGGGTTGCGGTGGCATAATTTGACGAAGTTGTTGTTCTTCGCCTTCATGCTCACCAGGCACCTTAATTTGAGCGTCTCGAGATATTTGTGTGTCTCAACAACAACATGTGATTGCATGAATAAGTTATCTGTCACCAGTCCTATACCTGACAATAACAAAATGAAGTTCTCATGTTGCTCTCCTGAAATCCAACACTACACAAATCCAAAAGCAGGTGCATGTCCCTGAACATTGTCTACAACCATGTCTTCTACGCTTCAGGGGATTCTTCTTGGCAATTCCAGCTCCGCGCTGCTACCCTCCAGCATCTCGACGACTCCGCTCATCGACGGCCGACTCGCAGGCGCCGTCTGCGAGCACCACAGCCCGACTATGATCATCTTCCTCACAAGCTCTCTGGTGTCGCCATTGACGTCCGAAACACTGTTGCAGAACTCATCCAGGTGCTCGTAGAGCCACTGGGCGAAATACTTGCTGGTCGTGTCAGCACCAACCTTGACGTGTCTCTTTGCTCTCACCATCTCCAGGACCATCACGCCGTAGCTGTACACGTCGGACTTGCTAGTGACCGGTCCGAATCTCCTGGACACCACCTCAGGTGCGTCGTAGCCATCTCTCTCCCTTGCACCGCGAGTGGATGTCTCGCATAGGTTTGCTACACCAACATCAGATATCTTTGGGCAGAGCTCATGATCCAGCAGAATGTTCCGGGGTTTGATGCTGATGTTCATGCCATTAGCACCGTCATCGCCGTGGAGATAGTCGAGACCTCGCGCCACACCGACGGCGATGTCAAACAGTTTCTCCCAGTACAGCCATAGCGAGTAGTTCTCCTCTACGGAATCGTCGCTGCTGAGAGCATAGCTTTCAAGGGAGCCGTTGGGCATGTACTCATATATCAGAGCCCTTGTTGGCCCCTGCAAGCAAAACCCCAGCAGAGGGGCGACATTGTTGTGAGATATTGCGCCGATGCTCTCGACCTCCTTCACGAAGTCTTTGTCGCCGCCTTTGCAGTTCTTCAGCACCTTCACTGTGATCTGCCGCGCGTCGCGGAGGTTGCCTCTGTAGACATCGCCATGGCTGCCTTGGCCCATCCTGTGAGCAAAGGTCTTTGTCATCCTTTCCACTTCGGAATAAGTGTATCTTTTTGGATGATGAGCTCTCAGTTTTGGCTCAGATGGCTCTTTGCTCGGAGGGGTGGTCGATCCCTCCACAGGAGGCGACAAGCCACGGTATTTCTTATGGCAGATGAAACAAGTGGTAAGAAGCAGGAGCAGCAGGAAGATGCCACCAATGACTCCTACTATTATATCTGTATAGACAAAAGGGAGTTGGTTAGAAAATGCATCAAAGAAATCTCAAGGAAATCATCGACTTGCAAATTCTTGAGCTAGGCTGTGTATATACTGTCACTCTATGGAGTAAGTTTTAAGCTGGTTGAAGAATAcaaatatattactccctccatctcaTAACATAAAATGTTATTACAACCAATGTACTTTTGTATTGATTATAATAACgccttatattatgggacggagggagtattttaaGGACGCCGATATCCACCACACGTGTGGTATATTCGACATGCGCTCACACACCGTGTGTGGTGTGAGCAGGAGGCAACCCACACGGGCTGTGTGTGAGCGGACATTGGAattgcccacacgtgtgggcgcgGCAACTTCGTGCCACACGGCCAACAAGTACTACTCATCTCCACCCGCGCGTGTGGCAGGAAGCAAAAATGCTCACACATCCTGGCGCAGCTACGTTAGGTACCCCGCGGGATGATGATTTAGTTGCCATCCTGGTTGgcagatgtagttatccgggatgGCAAGTGTAGTTGTAAAAGCATGGCAACTCTATCTGTTTCGGTTAACTATAGTTGCCATGTCTCTAATTTATGATAGTTGTCGTATGTAATCAAACCATAGTTGTTGTGTGTgattaactacttgccacatatggtcaaacagtagttgccatgtgtgtttccTAGTTGCCACATGTGGTCCAACCATAGTTGACAGGTATTGTTAATcacagttgccatgtgtgtttatctGGTTGCCGTGTACGCACAACTGCAGTTGCCTCTAGCAAAAGAATCACAGTTGCCATGTTtgtttacctagttgccacgttcgcgtaactgcagttgccatccacAACGTAGGAGTGTCGTGTGGGCGAAAAGTAGTTCGCCCACATGCGCATGAACTAGGTGGTGGCTGTGTGGGCAGAAACTAGTTCGCCCACACAGCGCAGCTGGCAAACAGCATGGTGCGGGCGTGTGAGCAAACTCTCCAACGCCCATACACTAGCCCCGTCTTACGTGGCACACCAAATCCACCTTTTCGTGTCAAGATTCGTGTAAAAGACAGTGAACGACGATCCAGGCGTGTGGGCGAGTTGGgaaacgcccacacgtgtggacGTTAGTGTTTCGGTATTTTAAAGGGAACATAATCAAAATGAAAGAGAGTAACAACTTACAGATTCTCTTTTTGTAATCTGAGGATGCGCCCTTCCCTGTAATTTTTTCAAGCAAAATATTAGCCTATAAAATCAGAAATAAACGACGGCAACATAAATTCTGAATTGAAAAAAATTTGGTATCAGGTCGGTGTAAGCCTGTGATAAAGCAGAAGATACCTGCGTTTTGGTTCCGGTTCTGCAAGTTGCTCTGCAGCTTGACGCTAAAGCCGGAGTCCTTGTCGTAGGAGCGGCTCCACAGCATGACCCCGCCGTAATTGGGCGCGCCTTCCACCAGCGGCAGCACCTGCGACACGAGCGTGTCCGCGTCGACGAACCCGCTGCCGGCAGCATCCGACGACGCCGGCAGGCCGAGGTAAACTGTCGCCGACGGCAAAGCCGCCGTCCACTGCCGCCACGCGCTCTGCAGCGTGCCCGCGTCCCCGCGCGCGAACTGGCACGGCGGGTTGTTGTAGAACTGCACCCACACGCGGTCGAACAGCCCCGTGGCGAGCGCGGTCTTGAGGGACGCGTCCGGGAACGGGCACTGCGGCCCCGCGGTGAGCATGTACTTCTTGCCGCCGGTATCGCCCTTGTACAGCGACGTGAGGCTCCTGGCGAGGTCGTCGTAGTGCTCGGACGGGGCCTCTATGTCGAAGTCGATGCCGTCCAGCACCGCGTCGCCGAGCGGGCGGggcgcggcgccggcgccggtgcCGCCGAGGAAGTTGTCCCATAGGTAGGTGGCCACGTCCTGCGCGTcggagggggaggagaggttgtaCCCGAGCGCGCCGCCGCCCATGCTGAGCAACACCTTGACGCCGGCGGACTGGCAGGACCCGATGTCGGCGGCGAGGGTCGCGCACGACCCCGAGGGCGGGTCGCAGTGGTCTGCGAGGTTGAGGACCGGGGCACGGCCGGCGCCGAAGATGGAGAGGAACGCGAGGTTGACGTAGGCGTAGAGCCCGGTGCCGCATGTGTCCCTGAGCGTGCCCTCGGTGGCGTTCTGACCCCAGTAGACGGCGATGTTGGCGGACTCCGCGGCCGCCGCGGCGAGGGCGGACGCCGCCAAGAGCAAGATCGTGAGAGTGCAGGGCTTCCCGGGCATTGTTAAAGATGGCGAATGTCTTTTGTGGCGTGTGCTTATATATACGACGTATATCCAGCAAGCATACGTGGAAGGAATGGTGTGGTTATTTTCTAGGATAAAGAATTGGAATGCTGCAAATGACAGGGTTGTCGTGTTATCTCCTGTGCATGGAGTAATCAGGAGACCAGCGGACATATGGAAGCTGCTCTGTTTGTTCCAATCGCAGCGGACATATGAAGTATTCAAACTGTTTACAGATTATGCAACACTGGAGCTAAGTGTGCGAGAACAGTATAAACCCTATCAACTCAAGAGCACTTTTGGTGGCAATTCAAGGCCGGTTGTGCTCCCTTCAAGCATCTCGACGACTCTAGTCATTGTTGGACGATCTGTAGAACTTAACTGAATGCACCACAGCCCAACCACTATCATCTTCCTTACAACCTCGGTGATCTCTCCATCAATCTCAGAAGCACTGATACAGTATTCATCCAAGTGTTCATAAATCCATTGTGGGAAATATTGGCTGCTAGATTCAGTGTTTGGACTGATATTCTTATCCCTTGCCCCAACCATCTCAAGAACCATCATTCCATAGCTGTACACATCAGACTTGCTACTTACTGCTCCAAATTGCTTCGAGTAAACCTCGGGGGCAATGTAGCCTATTGTTCCTCTTGCACCACCAATGGAGATGACACTTTCTTTATTGAGGCACAGCTTGGCCAGCCCGAAATCAGAGATCTTTGGACAGAAGTTTTGATCCAACAGGATGTTGTGGGGCTTGATATCAAAATGCACTATGCGAGTGTTGCATCCTCTGTGGAGATATTCGAGTCCTCGAGCAATTCCCACTGCTATATCAAATAATTTCTCCCAACCCAAAATGTTTCCACCTTCAGAGCCATCTTTGAAAGCATACCTTTCAAGTGAACCATTAGGCATATAGTCATAAATTAGTGCCCTTTTGGATCCTTCCAAGCAAAATCCTAAGAGCGTAACAACGTTGACATGAGAAGTTCTACTAATGCTAGCTACCTCGTTGATGAAATCCTCCCCATCAGTCTTGTAGTCCTTTAGCATCTTCACAGCTATCTGACGGCCATCCGAGAGGCCACCTCTGTAAACAGCACCAAATCCACCTTGACCTAGCTTTTCAGCAAAAGATCTCGTCATTCTTTTCACTTGTGCATAAGTGTATCTTTTTGGATGGACCGTTCCATTCTTCTGTAGGAAGGACTCAATCCTTGCTGTCTCCTTTGATTTCCCTTTGGATCTGTACTTCTTGTAGCCCAACCAGAATGCAAAGAGAAGCAGACATAGCATAAGTATGCCTGAGCTCCCTGCTATCGTATCTGTATACAAATTTTGGAGGAGAAAAAGTATCAAAAGGGGAAGCAACTTCTATGAGAATGAAGGAAATGGAATGGGACCGAGAGTATGAGACGGGTAGGCGACAGCGCGGGCGACGCGCCTGCTACGGTGTGGGAGCCGACCGCGGAGATGACGGCGGACTGGTCGGTGGTCTGGCGCAGCGCGAGCGGCCACCAGGTGAGCGGCGGGGAGGGCCGCGCCGGCTCACCTGCAGCGGGGGACGGCGGTCGCCACAACCGCTTTTGGGCGCTGGCGGCGGAGGATGAGGCCGATGACGGGGAGCTGGATTCGGAGCGGGGCCTGTGCGCGGTGCCTGCAGGGCCGTTGATCGGAGATTTCGTGGCCTTTGCGGCGAAGAAGAGTGGTGCGGGCTCGGGCTCGGGGCGTGGGAGGCGCTTCGCGCCGGGCGGCCGAGGCTCCAGAACCATGGCCTCGCGCATCTGGCTGCCGACGAGGTCGTGCAGCTTGGGCCCGGGTGCTGGCGGTTCGTCGGGGGCGGCGACGCTTATTAGATCCAAGACGGCGGCGAGCCTGATGGTGGCTCAGACGGAGTTGTCCAGGGAGGACTGACCGTGCCTGCCGGCGCCCCCTGtggtggcggcggaggcggcgagggcgccgtGCGGTCCGGAGGCGATGCGCTCGGCACCGTGCCCTAGGGTTGGGCCGGACGGGCCGTCTGCGGGGGTCCTTCCTGGGCTGACGTCGGGTGCGGGGCTGGCTGAGGATTCTGGGCCTGGGCTGTGGGGACAGTCTGGGTCCGTATCTGACCCTCCAGTGGGGTTGGGCCTGGAGATGGCCTCGGACATGCGGCCCCACGGGCTTCATCGGCCCAACGCGCCTCGGCCCGGTACTCACCCGTTCACTGGCTATAAGTGGGTGAGGAGGGGTTGCCTGGATCCCCTTTTAGGGTTTCCAGCCACCACTCGCGAGGTGCGGCGCCTCGCTCACTCCGCCCGCACGATCAAGATctgccccccctcccccctcctccaatCCTTCGCGGCGGTGGTGATGGGAGATCGGCGTGCAGACAAGAGACCGATGGAGATGTCAGATCCGGAGGCGGAGCGGCGCAGGGAGCGGGAGCTGCGCGACAAGGCGAAGCGCGTGATGCGCGAGCGTTCGGGTGGCCGCGAGGCCAGAGAAGAACGTGGCGGATCTCGCGACCATGGCGGGCGTGAGGGGGATTGGGGTCCTCCTCCCCCGTGGTGGATCCAGCAGCAGGagcgcaagaagaagaagaaggttcATCAGCGGCGGCGCGAGCTTGAGAGGAAGCATGAGGCTCACCCCAACTATGGTGGGGGCCACGGGGACCCAATGGCCAAGAAGCCGCGTGCGCCTGCAGATCCACTGGCGGTGGCGCTGCCCTCTGCATCTAAGGGTACGGCGGAGGAGCCCATCCCAGTGGAGGAGGCACCGGACGTGGAGTGCTTCAAGTGCGGGCGCCTCGGTCACTACCAATCCAAGTGCAAGTTCTTGCCCCTCTGTGTGCTCTGCAAGGAAGAAGGGCACGTGTCCGCTCACTGTCCGACGAGGGGCCGGCAGCTTCACCTTCAAATCATGGGAAGTGCCATCTCTTGGGAAGGTTTCTTTTGCCTAGAGTTTGAGGATGAGGACGAGACCGAGGCCCCCATCGATGCTCGCATCAAGAACGCTGCCATCCTCTCTGCGGAGCCGGGGAAGCTTAATCTTCGGATTCTCAAACAAGAACTGAAGCAAATGGTGACCGGAGATTGGGATTGGCAGGTAACACAAGTGGGCGATGACGATTTCGTGGTGGTCTTTCCTTCTGCAGATCTGTTACACATGGCGAAATCAAGCGGTAAGTTGTTTTTGTCTATCAATG
The Aegilops tauschii subsp. strangulata cultivar AL8/78 chromosome 3, Aet v6.0, whole genome shotgun sequence genome window above contains:
- the LOC109770626 gene encoding LEAF RUST 10 DISEASE-RESISTANCEUS RECEPTOR-LIKE PROTEIN KINASE-like 2.4 isoform X3, whose amino-acid sequence is MPLLICHRLLLLLLLWVATSHGDSSDDGAYDPSMCLNQPYTCGEVRISYPFYLYEETKDIKGNNFYCGYPGLGIICDDNKPILQLNSIANYTVNSIDGALATVSLADPNVDDDRNTCPRPRIDHNITLQKGSLLYFPDSAVDYLIFFIDCIFNSTFHQPNSIYPISCEGFDAGPRPGLSFVLPDDAVPTGNWVQACNQVIQLPVHKYGEINLTDPGWTNGSGYASVLRQEFQLGWNESAKDPACIQCEGSNPKGQCGYSRTGDFIGCLCPDGLVHSDNTCNKSRRRHSKDRTKIYTIAGSSGILMLCLLLFAFWLGYKKYRSKGKSKETARIESFLQKNGTVHPKRYTYAQVKRMTRSFAEKLGQGGFGAVYRGGLSDGRQIAVKMLKDYKTDGEDFINEVASISRTSHVNVVTLLGFCLEGSKRALIYDYMPNGSLERYAFKDGSEGGNILGWEKLFDIAVGIARGLEYLHRGCNTRIVHFDIKPHNILLDQNFCPKISDFGLAKLCLNKESVISIGGARGTIGYIAPEVYSKQFGAVSSKSDVYSYGMMVLEMVGARDKNISPNTESSSQYFPQWIYEHLDEYCISASEIDGEITEVVRKMIVVGLWCIQLSSTDRPTMTRVVEMLEGSTTGLELPPKVLLS
- the LOC109770626 gene encoding LEAF RUST 10 DISEASE-RESISTANCEUS RECEPTOR-LIKE PROTEIN KINASE-like 2.4 isoform X1; this encodes MLNAPTTPVAQNPVSSQPEKKLAMPLLYRHIIVLLVVLFAAASRGDPAGGAYDRPTCQLEPSTCSHVSVRYPFHLYNGTDEAVPEHGELQSSHCGYPGLAIICDDDRPILRLGRDNYTVSNINYTSLTISLADADALGDDTCPMVDHNVTVPKQFHLPTSTIAYLFFFVNCTFLPEADFATPSRKPPSIKPVTCGSSGQEPAMSFVLPEREIPPKDWWQACRSVYAAPVLKDALPADAKDPGWREGGYAKALRGGFQVGWDRSSGPCGQCEQFGGKCGYNGTGGLLGCFCADGALVVGNAAGCSKISDTTAPLPGRRHSKDRTKIYTIAGSSGILMLCLLLFAFWLGYKKYRSKGKSKETARIESFLQKNGTVHPKRYTYAQVKRMTRSFAEKLGQGGFGAVYRGGLSDGRQIAVKMLKDYKTDGEDFINEVASISRTSHVNVVTLLGFCLEGSKRALIYDYMPNGSLERYAFKDGSEGGNILGWEKLFDIAVGIARGLEYLHRGCNTRIVHFDIKPHNILLDQNFCPKISDFGLAKLCLNKESVISIGGARGTIGYIAPEVYSKQFGAVSSKSDVYSYGMMVLEMVGARDKNISPNTESSSQYFPQWIYEHLDEYCISASEIDGEITEVVRKMIVVGLWCIQLSSTDRPTMTRVVEMLEGSTTGLELPPKVLLS
- the LOC109770626 gene encoding LEAF RUST 10 DISEASE-RESISTANCEUS RECEPTOR-LIKE PROTEIN KINASE-like 2.1 isoform X5, giving the protein MAHPPHQLLLLFLAVHLFVASHGSPLPLSSTYNDSMCLESFKCGGVDIKYPFYLSNTTQATPDYTFYFSCGYTDLKIFCQGEGQTAIAVLPLDQFNYTVRNIFYDSHTIILGDTEALGGVKCPTVTHNVSFGDEWLEYTDSLHEFTFFFDCYSTASDHPTPESLLEKFQIDCKGFDPPAGSGNGVSFLFTSEDDNVSREYELAEHCSRMVIVPVNKDVLMSSGQLVLPSDYGAVLKQGFELKWHMSIPQPCDLCELSGGRCSYSEEKKFLGCLCSGGRVGVQGCHASGTTTAYSNTASSRRHSKDRTKIYTIAGSSGILMLCLLLFAFWLGYKKYRSKGKSKETARIESFLQKNGTVHPKRYTYAQVKRMTRSFAEKLGQGGFGAVYRGGLSDGRQIAVKMLKDYKTDGEDFINEVASISRTSHVNVVTLLGFCLEGSKRALIYDYMPNGSLERYAFKDGSEGGNILGWEKLFDIAVGIARGLEYLHRGCNTRIVHFDIKPHNILLDQNFCPKISDFGLAKLCLNKESVISIGGARGTIGYIAPEVYSKQFGAVSSKSDVYSYGMMVLEMVGARDKNISPNTESSSQYFPQWIYEHLDEYCISASEIDGEITEVVRKMIVVGLWCIQLSSTDRPTMTRVVEMLEGSTTGLELPPKVLLS
- the LOC109770626 gene encoding LEAF RUST 10 DISEASE-RESISTANCEUS RECEPTOR-LIKE PROTEIN KINASE-like 2.8 isoform X4, translating into MSRATPATLAWGSSARTASPSCSSTAPPTVSLADPAVDDDRNTCPIPRIDRNITLQQGSLLYFSDSTVDYLVFFINCTFNSTIYQPRDVYPISCQSFDAGPGPGLSFVLPDDAAPPGNWSQACSQVIQLPVHKGPINHTDPGWTNGSGYASLLRKEFQLGWNESAKPPACIQCEGSNGRCSHSRTGDFIGCLCPDGRVQSDNCDSTRRRHSKDRTKIYTIAGSSGILMLCLLLFAFWLGYKKYRSKGKSKETARIESFLQKNGTVHPKRYTYAQVKRMTRSFAEKLGQGGFGAVYRGGLSDGRQIAVKMLKDYKTDGEDFINEVASISRTSHVNVVTLLGFCLEGSKRALIYDYMPNGSLERYAFKDGSEGGNILGWEKLFDIAVGIARGLEYLHRGCNTRIVHFDIKPHNILLDQNFCPKISDFGLAKLCLNKESVISIGGARGTIGYIAPEVYSKQFGAVSSKSDVYSYGMMVLEMVGARDKNISPNTESSSQYFPQWIYEHLDEYCISASEIDGEITEVVRKMIVVGLWCIQLSSTDRPTMTRVVEMLEGSTTGLELPPKVLLS
- the LOC109770626 gene encoding LEAF RUST 10 DISEASE-RESISTANCEUS RECEPTOR-LIKE PROTEIN KINASE-like 2.1 isoform X2, with amino-acid sequence MAHLPPHSLFLLFLAVHVFVACHGSPLPPSSAYNDSVCSESFRCGSVDIRYPFYLSNSTGAAPDYTPYSCGYTDLKIFCQGEGETASAILTLGQGELHNYTVLNIIYENHAIILRDTEAFISGGKCPTVSHNVTFDRGWLNYTESLEELTFFFGCHSTESDLPPPDPPLDKFQIDCKGFNPPPGSGDGVSFVFSSEEGNVSREHELVEYCRQKVIAPVLQEDALISGLLVLPREYGVVLGQGFELEWKQSKDRQCELCEKSYGRCAYSEKKEFLACLCSGGNCSSSGAAAGYPNPNPPSSGRRHSKDRTKIYTIAGSSGILMLCLLLFAFWLGYKKYRSKGKSKETARIESFLQKNGTVHPKRYTYAQVKRMTRSFAEKLGQGGFGAVYRGGLSDGRQIAVKMLKDYKTDGEDFINEVASISRTSHVNVVTLLGFCLEGSKRALIYDYMPNGSLERYAFKDGSEGGNILGWEKLFDIAVGIARGLEYLHRGCNTRIVHFDIKPHNILLDQNFCPKISDFGLAKLCLNKESVISIGGARGTIGYIAPEVYSKQFGAVSSKSDVYSYGMMVLEMVGARDKNISPNTESSSQYFPQWIYEHLDEYCISASEIDGEITEVVRKMIVVGLWCIQLSSTDRPTMTRVVEMLEGSTTGLELPPKVLLS